ATAATTTACAAAAGAAAGTACAAGCCATTTGATGAAAGGAGTAGGAGATCAAAGGATACAATAGAAGTTTGGTTCTATAGAGGAAATGAGGCTTGAGTTTGCATATTTATAGAGGAATTACTCCTATCGTTACTCATAGGagtaaaaatgttaccgtttgaaagaagacaaaaaaagttaccgttggagaaaagataaaaaaatttaccgttagagaaaaaataaaaaatattatcgttGAAGAAATGACAGAAAATATTACCGTTGAAGAAAAGTTGCTGAAATATTACCGTTTcatccaattaaaaaattttatcatcaatacgTGACTTTCAGTTTTTCATTAGAGATATTGAGTactcttctaattaaatttatcatcacgttagaaaatgcactaattaataaaaaaaattatttttataatacgaatttcaatttagaaaaaaatactgtattggatagtcaaaatctccaataaatatttagtagaaagtgatgtttgaaaaaaaaaagataataagacaaaagagttagtagttaagattgtaaatagaagagagaaaaaaaaagtaataaaaaaataatagagaaatagtttttaaaagaataaagataaggatggggaatgagatgtaggagatttttaaaaaataaataaattttaggaataaatttaaagaaataaatatttaagttaaattataaaaataaagacgtAAAATCAGATAGAAATACTCTAAGAAAATTGATATTTGGAATGGAACTGCGTccatgctatatatattaataatatatttaagaaCCTTGAAAAATTGCTGAATGAAACCTAGAGATCATCCATCCCTATGCCTGCATGGAGTACGTACTACGCTTGTCCATTCCTAGCGTACTAAGGTGGACGGCAACAAAAATGGATATAAATATCATCTTGGGCAGATACAGAGACGTTTCTGTACTTGTGGAAAAAAATGCAGAACTTCTTTGACAAAGTCTAGAAACAGCTAGCcttttactatataatatttgcaTGATTAATGTCCAGCTGAACAATTTCACGTGTTCTCATGGTTACAAGAAAAGGCAATCTTTTTGTGATtggtataatatattaatataaataattaaatttatttcttttacccATGTTATGATTCATCGGCTACatggaaaaaattgtaataattaagagagaaatgagatgatcgaagatgaaatgatttgaagACAGGAAACAATACCACCGATgcatgaatgaatgaattatATCTTACCACTTGCTCATAATGTAGTGGGTACTGTAGTTcggcatttatatatatatatatatagacaccttTATTTATAGCATCTTAACGTGTGTGCTTGGGGAAGGTGTGATCTCGCCCCATAAcaccaattattttattttattttttataaaaaaaaaaaggtaacacCATTGAGATCTGATTGATTAGATTTAATTTCATGGTTGTAAAGTCTTTGATCAAAATGTTAGAATTCCAATTTGGGACTTTTTGGACCCATTCAACATTAATTTCTAAAGTATTCAAAATGTGGTGAGATAAgcaatgccttttttttttttttttttttttttttttttttttaaattgcatCAAAGATTTCTAGTATGTCGGCtcataattaaagtcataaatTTCACACGTGTTATTAAAAGATCGAATTGATTGCCATgtcaattttaaattcttatcttaaattaaatattatcatgcagtaatataaaattatatcctcCATATTAActtgtaaattaaaatttgttaataaatgaaaaacaatcaaataaaagaattatGGATAACATTTTTATATcctatcattttaaaataagatatataatatttgtaattataaagtGTGAAATAatcgtatatttttttaaaaaaatataaatataataaattttactatttttttagaaGAAGAAATACACAGTTAATCGAATAGGTTTGGATATTGATAAGTGCTGAGAAGAGTTATGaatggtaataaaaaataagtgaaaagtaataataaaataaaaaatagtaataaaaaataataataaaataataaaaatatatataaaataataataaaataataaataataataataaatgttgaGAATATCTAAACGCAGCCCTCCTCCTTGGCAGCATCCCCTATTGAAACGAAACAAATTCAAAGACCAAACGGGCGTTGACTGGAATGGCCAACAACATTAATGCTTCAATACCATAACAGGCTGACCAACTACCATTCTACAGTTGTCGTGTCCAAGGTTCCGTTTCCATGTTCAAACGTTAGGACGACATTTTTTGCTTCAAATAGCACCGGCAAGCATAACTGTTGCATTCATCGTGGTTCAGATGGCTCGTCTCCCGAAGCTAAttccctttttatcttcaacGATCTCCAAGCTagctttccttctctctcttgcCATCCTTCTATCTCTTCCTCTCGGTTTCTATTCTGAGGACGGCACCTTTAGCCGTCATTGCTTGGAGAACCCTCCAGTAGTTAACTCCAGCTATGGAGCTGGGTCAGTACAAAACATTGGAGGCCACAAGGCTTACGTTAGTGGCCATCTTCATTCCAAGCTTGCAATCATACTTGTTTCTGACGTTTATGGTAATTACCtgcttttctattttgtttctaTTGTGAGTCAGGACGgtatttgtgttttggtttCCCATCTGGGTTTCCTTCAATAATCGTAGTAATGTTCGGTTTTTGGTTTCACATTTCCGCATTTTTAAAATCTGGGTTTTGGTCACTTGTGGTTTTTTCATGCTTAATTACTTTGTggaactttattttttatttttcaatcgcTCGCATCATTATAAGGGGATCATTTCATTTTGCTTCTTTGCTTTGCAAATTGTTCCACTGGATGTTTCCGTTTCTATTGATAAAAGTATCATCTTTAGAATTGGATTCATCATCATTTACGCTCACTTCATTCCATATATTTCTTGCCTGCGGTGGGAGGGGCGAGGGTGGGGACTATCttttaaatgaataatcaaTTAATTCAAAAGAACATGTGCATACTCGGAAATTTCTAAGCTTTTTCAGTTTCCAACTTCATATTCTCAATTAACAACACCTCTCTATGGTTTTAACAATTGTGTCTTCTTTGCAGGATATGAAGCTCCGCATTTGAGGTATGCCCACTTTTCAACACTGCCCCCTCCATTGATTAGCTAACTTCTTAGTTATTACCTGGAGTCTTTGTATGCTGTCTCTGGACCTCCTCCTTGCCCCTTTTCTGCTTTGTGTTACTGCAGCTCACTTAGGGCCCGGTTTGGATGGCcaacatttcatctcatctgtaccGTACACTAATTTTTACTATCTAAACATATTAtatttcatctctaaattttaaaaatatctcctTAAATAATCTGACATGAACAGTATATAAACATTGTgtaaacaatatataaatagtgTACGAATAATACAATCTGACATAAACAGTACATAAACAATATATGAACAGTGagtaaacaataaataattcggTTACCCTTATTGAATAGTGAGACCTACACCTTTTTCAAAATCCCAAAATTAAGAattatattatcttattttactatccaaacacatacttttttacaaactattttatctcttaattcaaaaatttcattactattcaaaatatcccatctcatttcatcttaactaTATCCAaatgaaacaatttttttttttttgcttactTTGGCCATTGAGAAAGAATATGTGCAAATAGAGAAAAGGCTGGTTTTCAACAAGGaaaaatttcttctttctgacatttaaacatatttaaatatggAGAAGATCATGGATGAcgtagagaaatactttaaattaaatattcagCCAAGGCATAAGCAGAAATGTATAGTTTAGTTGTAGATCTTTCAGAATTCAACCGTGGCTTTCTCGGTTTTCAACTGCGGTTGCAAAGCTCAAATGGGAAAACGTTTGATTCCCATAAATTCCATGTTGGTTTTTTAGGCAATTATTTGTTGATTTCGACTTAATAATAACTGTACCAAGTGTTCCAGCTGCTGATATCTCAAGACTTAAGAAATAAATTGTTTGTGAAAATGATTTCCCCTTTGTATCGTGACTGTGTTTTGTTCTGCTTATGGTGCTGGCACTTCATTTCCAGTGAATTCAATATTTAATTCCCAGAAGAGTGAGCAAAATGAACAATACTTATTGCAGCTAATGGCAATTGAAGTTTCAGGAAGAACATGCTTTGATCCCCACTATCTACTGCTGCTTGATTCTGTTATTTACTGtgattgattttcttctttttctggtATTCTTCAATTTCTGATAATAATCCTTATTCTAATTTATGGAAATATGCCTAACATTGGACGGTACATTGATTCCACATACATGAATTTGActgcatttttttcttttaatacttATGCTGAGTTTTTTCAACTGCCATTCCAAAGGAAAATCGCTGACAAGGTTGCTGAATCTGGATTCTATGCTGTGGTTCCTGACTTCTTCTTTGGAGATCCCTTTGTAGCCAATACTTCGAGGACAGTCCAAGAATGGTTAAAAACTCATGGAACAGTTTGTACCCAACTCTTCTCAAAATAAATCTgaagatataattaattgtcTATCATGAATTTGGGTTCTCAATTATCTTAGCAAATGTGATTTATTTGCCAGTGTCTGACTCATAAATCACGTCTATGCCATGAATCCTACCACTATTGTTGCTATAATATTCCTCACAACCGTTTGCTTCAGGATGAAGGATCCAAAAATGCTACGCGAATAATTGCTGCTCTGAAAGGGAATGGCATACTTGCAGTTGGAGCGGCAGGGTTTTGCTGGGGTGGTGAGATATCCCATTAcctttttctgatttttttttaatcttccaACCCTTTTTTGGCTTGGATTATCAAGCTGAGGATATCTGCGACTGAAGCATTTATGAGGTAACTTGGCTAAAATATTAGTCTCTTgtgttaatttttctttttttccaggCAATGTGGTTGTGAAAGTGTCAAAGACTTATAACATTAAAGCTGCGGTGTTGTTACACCCTTCATGGGTCACTCTGGATGATATTGAGGGTATGAATATTAATACAAATTTAAATGTCAAAGGTTCACCCACAGGAATCTTGCACTCTCACATAAAGAAGACAATTGCTTTACTTAATTTGCTCAATTGTAAATATCTAGCCTTGTATATCTTCTGGGTATCCATAAACACCTTACATGTGGAGATGAGAAAATTGCCCTAATTTATCTGATACAAAAGAGTGGTAGGAGAGTTGCTTCAAGTTGTAGTTAAAGATTTTCAAATGGGCATGGCATGCTGAATAGAAGTTATTGTAATCCTATgtactttctttagcatttaATGATACAAATGCTTATCAAAATTTCCTTTTTCAGCTGTCAAGGTTCCTCTTTCCATATTGGCTGCTGAATTAGACAAGGGCACTCCAGCCAACCTTCTCAAACAGTTTGAGGAGGCCCTGTCCAAGAATAAGGTGAGGACCCCCCCAACTTCAGATACTGATTTTCAGCTAAGCTtctatgagaattttgaatcaTGTTAGCGATTATGTCGCGAGGATTAATCTGATAGGTTTTAAACAAGTTTCTGACTCGGATTAATGCTTCCAATTTGCAGGTTGATAATTTTATCAAGATATTTCCTAATGTTAAGCATGGATGGACAGTAAGGTACAACGATACCGATCCAGTGGCTGTGAAGGCTGCTGAAGAATCCCATCAAGACATGTTGCATTGGCTGACCAAGTATCTCAAGAAAACATAATGGTCCCTGGAAATGAAAGCAATCTGAATCCTGTTTGTAACCCTAGAAATTGTTGAGATGAAATGTAATGAACCTCAAAAACTTCTTTTTGGGGTCCAAGAATAAATCTTAATGTGTTGTTagcttgtttaaaaaaataatattataaatataagtgGATGTCTTTCATTTACATAAACCTGAACAAATTGGAAGGAGTAATCCAGACGTGTTACAGCTGAATCAACCAGCTCTCCTATTTTCTTTCAGTATACATAGCAAATCCAAATTGTTTTACAATCCGAACACGAGATTATAAGACAATGATATATTCATAATTCTTTTACAATTCATTtacaagtaattaataaaattatgtcactctattaaaaataattttaattttatataaatacactCCCTTTTAAATAGAGTTATAAAATAATCGTAAACGACTTCGTTTGATTATgcatgagataagataaaaattgaataaaatattattaaaatatttttttttaatattatttttattttaaaatttaaaaaaattaaattatttattatatttttttatgacagtttaaaaaaattataatgatgagataaaattagattaaatgtATAGCCAAAGCAGGTTAGCTGATAGAAAATTGGCGGGGAAGAGAACCGAAAGTTAAGCCGCCAGCAGTACAGTGTGTTGACATATGCAGGCGAAATGGCGTTGGCAAATATACAAGCAAAAATGGTCAGAAGGCATGAAATTGGAGCAGTTTTATCAATGTtattattgatatgaaatgGCACTGCCCCTAACCTAATGATGTGGCCGCGATTTcgttatataattaaaattgagATGAACtgaaatgttttgttaaaaaattaaataaaatattattataatataatttttttaatattaattttattttaaaattatataaaattaaattatttattatattttatgtcgaaatttaataaaattataataattatattaaataagataaaatagtcTAATTTTGTATAATCACACCTGCCCTTACAAGTATGATGGCGCGTTCCCACCAACCAAACTTGGGTTTTGGCAAATGCAATCTTTGACCTCAAAAGATTAACAAAGATACACGCGTTTTGGATGAGCCTTCCGGCAAGATGCCATGCTATTCACTGTTGTAGGCTGGACTCCCTTTTTTCTCGTTTCAAACACCTAGAATTGTGTATCGAAAATgctcaaaaaaaattttcaggTTCCCCGACGTGTGACTAAGAGGGTTAATGAAAACGTCTTGGCGATTTTTAACTTGTACGCCTCTATTTCGAATCTAGAACTTAAAACTATTTGAGAGAGGACCAAAACTCAAATCAATCAAAAACTGAGAAGATCGACATGAAAGAAGCCAAAAATTCTGAATAGTCACTGCCAAATTTCCTAATAGCCTACTATATATCTATTTGTTTGGATGTGACAATGCGATAGAACCAAAATATTGTATACAAAGAATCATATCCATACATCCACGAGTCTTGGTCCTCTTGGATATACCATTACCAGAGGATTGCTGGAGgcaaggaaagaaaaaacattGAACTTCAAACTTTagaatgaaatttaattaagttAGAACAATTAAGAAAGATTGAAGATGTGGTTGGAGGATAAGAAAAAATGGGAAATGACAAGGGGGGTAAAATTGGGCGACCCAAGAGTGATCCAAGTTGGGGAGGAAGTCAAGGGTGGATCCTAGTGGAGAGGCGGGGGGTTGGGACAGGAGGGATATGATCATTGGAGGGGCAGGTCGTTGGTGAGTAAGAGAGGGGAGGGGAGCATTTGGGCGTGGGATGCGATGAGAGAAAGAGGcaggaagaagaagagcacCCGCCAGTACTGTTCATTGACAACCATTTGATTCAAGCGATGAAATAACTTTTCACCATGGGATCCATTCTGCATAACAAAGCAAAAGTTGAAAACTCTAGTCCCTAGTCTAATGTAAGTGAACAATGCGGTAGTTGGGCAAGGAAACAAGTATCAATGAACGTAAATAATTTCACATTGCACAGATAAAATCgttaaaaacaattaaatactACTAGATATTCCAATCTAAATAAAGTATCTCTTAGaatcttaataatttaagatttttGTTGCATCAGGATCGTCTCAGCCTTTTGAGATCCTAAATCAAAACAGATAGGGATTTTGTGACAATGGTTTTGAGCAACATGTTACGTGTTATGGAAGCAACCAGCGTAAGGAGAAAAATCAATGGGCTTGTTTGACCATAAATCATATCACACTGCATGATTTTCTACAACAAATAGGTTCAACGATGAATAACCTGAATCAAGTATTTATAGGATACAGCAAATACAATATTCATCCACCCCGGGCTTCCCTTCTAGTGGCATCATGAAGTAGCTCAATGTCGACTCCCTCCGGAGGTAGTTGAACATATCTCACAACTGAACCCCTGATGAAACAGTTTCTCACTGAAAGCTGCCAGCCATTcagcaaaaattaatattcagttCACCCAGAATTTTTATAAGATCACGCAGAATAAAAGAAGAAGTAACATACTTACAGAACCTCAATAAGTTACTTATGTAAATAAGTCTTTTTCAGCACAATGTAAATAAGTCTTCCAATtaatcacattccaatgaaCTTGGTGTGTACAGAATTATAATTGCAGAAGCCAATTCAAATCTTTCTCTGCACTTTTCCCCAAAGTTAAGAAGTTCAAATCATTCCAAATGCAATAAAACATTAACTCTCATACACAGAATTATAATTGCAGAAGCCAATTCAAATCTTTCTCTGCACTTTTCCCCAAAGTTAAGAAGTTCAAATCATTCCAGATGCAATAAAACGTCAACTCTCAAGTCCCAATTCTCAGCTCTTGAAAAGCTTGCACATATGGATACTGGTCTTGAAGGCTTCGGGggttcaaaataaaaattcttttgaCAGCCAACAGttattaaaaagtttaaaacttTCTTTGGAGGGCTAATAGTCTAAACAGCTCCTGGATGCAAATAGGATGATTCATTTAGTATGCCAAATTACTGCTGGATTAAAGAAGAGGTAATAATTCAACTTCTTAAATCAAGACCTTGAACCTTGATTAGGGTGTTGATGGAAAGATAACAGCGTTAGGATATGAAAACTTGAAGGATTATAAGTAATCTGACTAGCCATACTTTTCATACTATTTTGAGACCTCCAAATAAGGAGAAATTAGTAGCCAAAGACTCACTTCAGGTACAGAAAAGGGCTTGGTGATTTACAAGGAGTTGTATGAGCTGTTTTTAATGACTCGTGTCAAGGTAATAGTGTCAAGGCTAACTCCTCCCACCAATAGTCTCATTATTGTCTTTACAAAACCCGTGAATCTTCAATTACTGTTGTCAGACTgagcaaaaaaaattattattggaACATTTGTTCTTGTGTGttgtggtgtttttttttttttttttttttttgggttgggggggggggggggggggggggttatcATATTACATCCATAACTCCCCATAAAGGAATACATCACTCTCCTGGATATCCTACTACGATTaactaaaagtaaaaataagcTTTTGCAAAAAGcaataaatgaaagaataccTTTTAAAAGTTGCAACTAGCTCTAAAAGAGTCCACCACTAGAAGTTAAACCACAACACATAAAAT
This genomic window from Carya illinoinensis cultivar Pawnee chromosome 7, C.illinoinensisPawnee_v1, whole genome shotgun sequence contains:
- the LOC122314822 gene encoding endo-1,3;1,4-beta-D-glucanase-like is translated as MARLPKLIPFLSSTISKLAFLLSLAILLSLPLGFYSEDGTFSRHCLENPPVVNSSYGAGSVQNIGGHKAYVSGHLHSKLAIILVSDVYGYEAPHLRKIADKVAESGFYAVVPDFFFGDPFVANTSRTVQEWLKTHGTDEGSKNATRIIAALKGNGILAVGAAGFCWGGNVVVKVSKTYNIKAAVLLHPSWVTLDDIEAVKVPLSILAAELDKGTPANLLKQFEEALSKNKVDNFIKIFPNVKHGWTVRYNDTDPVAVKAAEESHQDMLHWLTKYLKKT